The DNA region gaaagaacccaggagtcttggctcccagTCTCCTACTCTGTAAACCGTGCGCACTCCTAAAGCTGGGTACAGACCCCAGGCGTCCTGATGCTCTGACCTTCCCTGTtctgaccactagaccatcctcccatcccaaagctgggaatagactgcaggaggccagactcccagctccctctgctctaACTATTAGACCAAGATGCTTTTGTGTGCGCGCGGAcctgtgctgggaagggagggctCATTACTCCAGGGCAAGGCCTGAATCACACGGTTCTgttctcttttcccccttccagAGAAGATGGACACCTTCAGCACCAAGAACTTGGTTCTGCAGGCTCAGAAAAAGCTCCTGAGCAAGATGGCCTCCAAGACCATGGCGAACATCTTCATCGATGACACCAGCAGTGAGGTTCTGGATGAGCTGTACCGGGTCACCAAGGAGTTCACCCACAACCGCAAGGAGGCCCAGAAGATCATCAAGAACCTGATCAAGATCGTCATGAAGCTGGGGGTGCTGTACCGCAACCGGCAGTTCAGCGCCGACGAGCTGCGGCTGATGGAGCACTTCCGCAAGAAAGTGCACACGCTG from Eretmochelys imbricata isolate rEreImb1 chromosome 25, rEreImb1.hap1, whole genome shotgun sequence includes:
- the TNFAIP8L1 gene encoding tumor necrosis factor alpha-induced protein 8-like protein 1, coding for MDTFSTKNLVLQAQKKLLSKMASKTMANIFIDDTSSEVLDELYRVTKEFTHNRKEAQKIIKNLIKIVMKLGVLYRNRQFSADELRLMEHFRKKVHTLAMTAVSFYQIDFTFDRRVMSGVLNECRDLLHQAVNTHLTAKSHSRINHVFNHFADYEFLSALYGPSEPYRTHLQRICEGVNKMLDEDNI